AGGACGCCGTGAGCCACATGCACATCGGCTCGATCGCGGTGTTCGAGGGCCCGGCGCCCGGCTACGACGAGTTCGAGGCGATGGTCGCGGGCAAGCTCCCGGCCGTCCCCCGTTACCGCCAGAAGGTGCGGTTCGTGCCGCTCCAGCTCGGCCGGCCGGTGTGGGTCGACGACCCGCACTTCAACCTCGGCTATCACCTCCGGCACACCGCGCTCGCGTCGCCGGGTGGCGATCACCAGCTGCGCACGCTGGTCGGCCGCCTGATGTCGCAGCAGCTCGACCGGCACAAGCCGCTGTGGGAGATGTGGATGGTCGAGGGCCTCGAGCAGGGCCACTGGGCGCTCGTGTCGAAGGTGCATCACTGCATGGTCGACGGCGTGTCGGGCACCGACCTGCTCGCGGTGGTGCTCGACTCGGAGCCCGAGCCCGCGCCGCCGTTGCGCGACGCGTGGAAACCCGACACCGAACCGAGCGACATCCGCCTCGTCGCCGATGCGCTCGTCGACGTCGTGGTGAGCCCGTACGAGCAGCTGCGCGCCGTGCGCTCGATCACGCGCGCGCCCCGTCAGGCCGTGGCGCAGCTCGGCGAGGTCACGAAGGGCTTGCGCGCGTGGACCGGCGTCGTGCGGCCGACGCCGCTGACGATGCTGAACGGTCCGATCGGTCCGCACCGCCGCTGGGACTGGGCGCGCACGACGCTCGCCGACGTGAAGACGGTTCGCCGCGGGCTCGGCGGCACCGTGAACGACGTCGTGTTGACGGTGCTGACGCG
Above is a window of Acidimicrobiia bacterium DNA encoding:
- a CDS encoding wax ester/triacylglycerol synthase family O-acyltransferase, translating into MDRMSPLDASFLHIEDAVSHMHIGSIAVFEGPAPGYDEFEAMVAGKLPAVPRYRQKVRFVPLQLGRPVWVDDPHFNLGYHLRHTALASPGGDHQLRTLVGRLMSQQLDRHKPLWEMWMVEGLEQGHWALVSKVHHCMVDGVSGTDLLAVVLDSEPEPAPPLRDAWKPDTEPSDIRLVADALVDVVVSPYEQLRAVRSITRAPRQAVAQLGEVTKGLRAWTGVVRPTPLTMLNGPIGPHRRWDWARTTLADVKTVRRGLGGTVNDVVLTVLTRGFRELLLAHDDDVTDRVVRTLVPVSVRTPGERGTYNNRVSAMIAELPVGIDDPLERLGAIRAQMDGLKDSKQAVAGEVLTSLSGFAPPLLLSLGTRVAMRLPQRNINTVTTNVPGPQWQLYACGRAMLEAFPFVPLASNVRVGVAIFSYNGMLNYGVTGDLDTAPDIAVLCGGVEAGMTELLKRAESTPNA